A single window of Rhodamnia argentea isolate NSW1041297 chromosome 5, ASM2092103v1, whole genome shotgun sequence DNA harbors:
- the LOC115755199 gene encoding endo-1,4-beta-xylanase 5-like isoform X1: protein MAACLAGLGGTISSSVCTMSLFLWLTFVFCCSGSAISGLITQAVSSDVQYDATATPQCLAEPGCTMYQGGIIVNPEFSHGTAGWTVFGKGAIEERTSRTKNRFMVAHHRKCPLDSFSQKVRLEKGKFYAFSAWIQVNEGSETVSVVFRTGHGMFVPGGSIVAEQGCWSLLKGGIAANSSSTVDVLFESKNTSKEIWVDNVALQPFSKKQWRFHQDESMEKVRKSRVRFQITYANKRGLAVRGAKFFVKQTKPGFPFGCGMNFHILESTDYQYWFASRFRFTTFTNAMKWYSTEEKQGRENYTIADAMVKFAQDNCISIRGHNIFWDDPKYQPDWVKTLSPKDLRKAAEKRINSVVSRYAGELIAWDVVNENMHFSFFEDNLGKNASSIYYSTAYKLDPTARMFLNEYNTIEYCGDEKVSPGNYKKRLREIFSYPGNEDIPAGIGVQGHFGPGQPNLAYMRSSLEILATTGVPIWLTEVSVEPGDNQAQYLEEILREAHCHPAVEGIIMFAGPAYAGFNTTALADMNFNNTPAGDVVDNLIKEWRTRDFEGCTDGGGFFSTSLFHGDYEITITNPATNSTSTSTFEVTKDSSGRTFHFQIE from the exons ATGGCTGCTTGTCTTGCAGGACTGGGAGGGACCATAAGCTCTTCTGTATGCACAATGTCATTGTTTCTTTGGCTCACATTTGTGTTCTGCTGCTCAGGATCAG CCATTTCAGGGCTGATCACACAGGCTGTCTCAAGTGATGTTCAATACGATGCAACAGCAACCCCCCAG TGTTTGGCAGAGCCTGGGTGTACTATGTATCAAGGCGGGATCATAGTTAACCCGGAGTTTAGTCATGGCACCGCCGGATGGaccgtgtttgggaaaggagcGATTGAAGAACGCACATCGCGTACCAAGAACAGGTTCATGGTGGCGCACCACAGGAAATGTCCCTTGGACAGTTTCTCTCAGAAAGTTCGACTTGAGAAGGGCAAGTTCTATGCATTCTCAG CTTGGATACAAGTCAATGAAGGAAGCGAGACAGTATCAGTGGTATTTAGAACTGGACATGGCATGTTCGTCCCTGGAGGCAGCATCGTGGCAGAGCAAGGCTGCTGGTCTCTGCTAAAAGGAGGCATTGCTGCGAATTCCTCAAGCACGGTCGATGTTCTCTTCGAG AGCAAGAATACCTCGAAGGAAATATGGGTCGACAATGTTGCATTGCAGCCATTCTCGAAGAAACAATGGAGGTTTCACCAGGATGAAAGCATGGAGAAG GTACGAAAGAGCAGAGTGAGGTTCCAGATAACTTATGCTAATAAAAGAGGACTCGCGGTCAGAGGAGCCAAATTCTTTGTCAAACAAACCAAGCCGGGCTTCCCATTCGGGTGCGGTATGAACTTCCACATCCTCGAGAGCACCGACTATCAATACTGGTTCGCTTCGAGGTTCAGGTTCACCACTTTCACCAATGCAATGAAGTGGTACAGCACAGAGGAGAAACAAGGCCGAGAGAACTACACAATAGCCGATGCAATGGTGAAGTTCGCACAAGATAACTGCATTTCGATCCGAGGCCATAATATTTTCTGGGACGATCCCAAGTACCAACCCGACTGGGTCAAGACCCTTTCGCCCAAGGACTTGCGAAAAGCAGCGGAGAAGAGGATCAATTCGGTCGTCTCCAGATACGCAGGAGAACTGATTGCTTGGGACGTGGTCAATGAGAACATGCACTTCAGCTTCTTCGAGGACAACCTGGGGAAAAATGCTTCCTCGATATACTACTCGACGGCATACAAACTCGACCCGACCGCGAGAATGTTCTTGAATGAGTACAACACCATCGAGTACTGTGGGGACGAGAAGGTGAGCCCTGGGAACTACAAGAAGAGGCTCCGGGAGATATTTTCGTACCCCGGAAACGAAGATATACCAGCAGGAATAGGAGTACAAGGCCACTTTGGCCCTGGCCAGCCAAATTTGGCTTACATGAGATCAAGTCTGGAGATTCTGGCCACAACTGGCGTGCCCATTTGGCTCACAGAAGTGTCTGTGGAACCAGGAGATAACCAG GCTCAGTACTTGGAGGAGATCCTAAGGGAGGCTCATTGCCATCCTGCTGTGGAAGGGATCATAATGTTTGCAGGCCCCGCGTATGCCGGCTTCAATACCACGGCTCTAGCGGACATGAACTTCAACAACACGCCGGCCGGGGACGTCGTGGACAACCTGATCAAGGAATGGAGAACCCGCGATTTCGAAGGCTGCACCGACGGTGGGGGGTTCTTCAGCACTTCCCTATTCCATGGTGACTATGAGATTACCATAACTAACCCAGCTACAAATTCCACTTCCACTTCAACATTTGAAGTGACCAAAGATAGCTCAGGGAGAACTTTCCATTTTCAGATTGAATAA
- the LOC115755205 gene encoding uncharacterized protein LOC115755205: MASIAQNVLMALTATVNKFASSNVQAVPRGEGWRQRKSRAAPALSRQSGIGTRRSLLLLSTAAAALSQAAGGSQTELLKRYLKKSEENKAKNDKERLESYYKRNYMDYFQFEEGSLRNKKDQLTESEKGILDWLQRNK; encoded by the exons ATGGCTTCCATCGCTCAGAATGTGTTGATGGCACTGACCGCGACGGTGAACAAATTCGCCTCCTCCAACGTCCAGGCGGTTCCGAGGGGCGAAGGCTGGCGGCAGCGCAAATCAAGAGCTGCTCCCGCGCTCTCCCGACAATCAGGCATTGGAACCAGGCGGTCTCTCCTCCTGCTGTCCacggccgccgccgccctctCCCAAGCTGCCGGTGGTTCGCAGACCGAGCTTCTCAAGA GGTATTTGAAGAAATCAGAGGAAAACAAAGCGAAAAATGACAAAGAG agGCTGGAGAGCTACTACAAGAGGAACTACATGGACTACTTTCAATTTGAGGAAGGGTCATTGAGGAATAAGAAGGACCAGCTGACGGAATCAGAGAAGGGCATTCTTGATTGGCTTCAAAGAAACAAATGA
- the LOC115755199 gene encoding endo-1,4-beta-xylanase 5-like isoform X2, whose translation MYQGGIIVNPEFSHGTAGWTVFGKGAIEERTSRTKNRFMVAHHRKCPLDSFSQKVRLEKGKFYAFSAWIQVNEGSETVSVVFRTGHGMFVPGGSIVAEQGCWSLLKGGIAANSSSTVDVLFESKNTSKEIWVDNVALQPFSKKQWRFHQDESMEKVRKSRVRFQITYANKRGLAVRGAKFFVKQTKPGFPFGCGMNFHILESTDYQYWFASRFRFTTFTNAMKWYSTEEKQGRENYTIADAMVKFAQDNCISIRGHNIFWDDPKYQPDWVKTLSPKDLRKAAEKRINSVVSRYAGELIAWDVVNENMHFSFFEDNLGKNASSIYYSTAYKLDPTARMFLNEYNTIEYCGDEKVSPGNYKKRLREIFSYPGNEDIPAGIGVQGHFGPGQPNLAYMRSSLEILATTGVPIWLTEVSVEPGDNQAQYLEEILREAHCHPAVEGIIMFAGPAYAGFNTTALADMNFNNTPAGDVVDNLIKEWRTRDFEGCTDGGGFFSTSLFHGDYEITITNPATNSTSTSTFEVTKDSSGRTFHFQIE comes from the exons ATGTATCAAGGCGGGATCATAGTTAACCCGGAGTTTAGTCATGGCACCGCCGGATGGaccgtgtttgggaaaggagcGATTGAAGAACGCACATCGCGTACCAAGAACAGGTTCATGGTGGCGCACCACAGGAAATGTCCCTTGGACAGTTTCTCTCAGAAAGTTCGACTTGAGAAGGGCAAGTTCTATGCATTCTCAG CTTGGATACAAGTCAATGAAGGAAGCGAGACAGTATCAGTGGTATTTAGAACTGGACATGGCATGTTCGTCCCTGGAGGCAGCATCGTGGCAGAGCAAGGCTGCTGGTCTCTGCTAAAAGGAGGCATTGCTGCGAATTCCTCAAGCACGGTCGATGTTCTCTTCGAG AGCAAGAATACCTCGAAGGAAATATGGGTCGACAATGTTGCATTGCAGCCATTCTCGAAGAAACAATGGAGGTTTCACCAGGATGAAAGCATGGAGAAG GTACGAAAGAGCAGAGTGAGGTTCCAGATAACTTATGCTAATAAAAGAGGACTCGCGGTCAGAGGAGCCAAATTCTTTGTCAAACAAACCAAGCCGGGCTTCCCATTCGGGTGCGGTATGAACTTCCACATCCTCGAGAGCACCGACTATCAATACTGGTTCGCTTCGAGGTTCAGGTTCACCACTTTCACCAATGCAATGAAGTGGTACAGCACAGAGGAGAAACAAGGCCGAGAGAACTACACAATAGCCGATGCAATGGTGAAGTTCGCACAAGATAACTGCATTTCGATCCGAGGCCATAATATTTTCTGGGACGATCCCAAGTACCAACCCGACTGGGTCAAGACCCTTTCGCCCAAGGACTTGCGAAAAGCAGCGGAGAAGAGGATCAATTCGGTCGTCTCCAGATACGCAGGAGAACTGATTGCTTGGGACGTGGTCAATGAGAACATGCACTTCAGCTTCTTCGAGGACAACCTGGGGAAAAATGCTTCCTCGATATACTACTCGACGGCATACAAACTCGACCCGACCGCGAGAATGTTCTTGAATGAGTACAACACCATCGAGTACTGTGGGGACGAGAAGGTGAGCCCTGGGAACTACAAGAAGAGGCTCCGGGAGATATTTTCGTACCCCGGAAACGAAGATATACCAGCAGGAATAGGAGTACAAGGCCACTTTGGCCCTGGCCAGCCAAATTTGGCTTACATGAGATCAAGTCTGGAGATTCTGGCCACAACTGGCGTGCCCATTTGGCTCACAGAAGTGTCTGTGGAACCAGGAGATAACCAG GCTCAGTACTTGGAGGAGATCCTAAGGGAGGCTCATTGCCATCCTGCTGTGGAAGGGATCATAATGTTTGCAGGCCCCGCGTATGCCGGCTTCAATACCACGGCTCTAGCGGACATGAACTTCAACAACACGCCGGCCGGGGACGTCGTGGACAACCTGATCAAGGAATGGAGAACCCGCGATTTCGAAGGCTGCACCGACGGTGGGGGGTTCTTCAGCACTTCCCTATTCCATGGTGACTATGAGATTACCATAACTAACCCAGCTACAAATTCCACTTCCACTTCAACATTTGAAGTGACCAAAGATAGCTCAGGGAGAACTTTCCATTTTCAGATTGAATAA
- the LOC115755203 gene encoding endo-1,4-beta-xylanase 5-like: MKGFSGFTMPLLLCLIFVLFCSGSGQVTQAVFNDVYYDASAPTQCLAEPGITMYGGGIIVNPEFSYGTYGWTVFGQGQIEERVSRTNNGFMVASDRKHPLDSFSQKVLLEKGKFYMFSAWVQVSEGSETVSAVFGTGDGVFVPGGSVVAEHGCWSLLKGGIAANSSGLVDVLFESKNTSKEIWVDNVALQPFSKKQWRFHQDQNMEKVRKSKVRLHVTYPYSKAGVGGATVLIRQTKPGFAFGCGMNSHILKSTDYQNWFASRFRFTAFTNEMKWYSTEKKQGQENYTIADTMVKFAQDNRISIRGHNVFWDDLKYQSDWVKTLSPEELQEAAERRINSVVSRYAGEVIAWDVVNENLHFSFLEDNLGKNASSIYFSKAYKLDPSARMFLNEFNTIEFGGDVKVSPGNFKKRLEEILSYPGNEDIPPGIGVQGHFGPGQPNLAYMRSSLDILATAGAPIWLTEVSVEPGLNQAQYLEEVLREAYAHPAVEGIIIFAGPAPAGFYATALTDMNFSNTPAGDVVDKLIKEWKSEDLEARTDDGGFFGTSLLHGEYEITVIDPITNSSSTSRFEVTRDSSERIFHLQME; the protein is encoded by the exons ATGAAGGGTTTCTCAGGATTCACCATGCCACTGCTTCTTTGTCTCATATTTGTGCTCTTCTGCTCAGGATCAG GACAAGTCACGCAGGCTGTCTTCAACGATGTTTATTATGATGCTTCGGCACCGACACAG TGTTTGGCAGAGCCGGGGATTACCATGTATGGCGGCGGGATCATAGTTAACCCGGAGTTCAGCTATGGCACATACGGATGGACTGTGTTCGGGCAAGGACAGATTGAAGAACGCGTATCCCGCACCAACAACGGGTTCATGGTGGCGAGCGATAGGAAACATCCGTTGGACAGTTTCTCCCAGAAAGTTCTACTCGAGAAGGGCAAGTTCTACATGTTTTCAG CTTGGGTACAAGTAAGTGAAGGAAGCGAGACGGTATCGGCGGTATTTGGAACTGGAGACGGCGTGTTTGTTCCCGGAGGCAGCGTCGTGGCGGAGCACGGCTGCTGGTCTTTGCTGAAAGGCGGCATCGCTGCAAACTCTTCAGGACTCGTCGACGTCCTATTCGAG AGCAAGAATACCTCAAAGGAAATTTGGGTCGACAATGTCGCTCTGCAGCCATTCTCGAAGAAGCAATGGCGGTTTCACCAAGACCAAAATATGGAGAAG GTCCGGAAGAGCAAAGTGAGGTTGCATGTTACTTATCCATATTCAAAAGCCGGAGTCGGCGGAGCCACAGTCCTCATCAGACAAACCAAACCAGGATTCGCGTTCGGGTGCGGCATGAACTCCCACATTCTCAAAAGCACTGATTATCAAAACTGGTTCGCATCGAGATTCAGATTCACCGCTTTCACCAACGAAATGAAGTGGTACAGCACGGAGAAGAAGCAAGGCCAGGAGAACTACACGATAGCTGACACGATGGTGAAGTTCGCGCAGGACAACAGAATCTCGATTCGAGGCCACAACGTTTTCTGGGACGACCTGAAGTACCAGTCTGACTGGGTCAAGACCCTTTCGCCCGAGGAACTGCAGGAAGCAGCAGAGAGGAGGATCAATTCCGTCGTATCAAGATATGCCGGAGAAGTGATTGCCTGGGATGTGGTCAATGAGAACCTGCACTTCAGCTTCCTTGAAGACAATCTCGGGAAAAATGCGTCCTCGATTTACTTTTCGAAGGCATATAAGCTCGATCCGAGCGCGAGAATGTTCTTGAACGAGTTCAATACCATTGAGTTCGGTGGAGACGTTAAGGTTAGCCCTGGGAACTTCAAGAAGAGGCTCGAGGAGATACTTTCCTATCCTGGAAACGAAGATATACCACCAGGAATAGGAGTGCAAGGCCATTTCGGCCCCGGCCAGCCAAATTTGGCATATATGAGATCAAGCCTGGACATTCTTGCAACCGCTGGAGCGCCCATTTGGCTGACAGAAGTCTCTGTGGAACCAGGACTCAACCAG GCTCAGTACTTGGAGGAGGTACTTAGGGAGGCATATGCACATCCTGCCGTGGAAGGGATCATAATCTTTGCCGGCCCTGCGCCCGCAGGCTTTTACGCCACCGCTCTCACGGACATGAACTTCAGCAACACCCCGGCCGGGGACGTCGTGGACAAGCTGATCAAGGAATGGAAATCCGAGGACTTGGAAGCTCGCACAGACGACGGAGGCTTCTTCGGCACTTCGCTACTCCACGGAGAATATGAGATCACAGTAATTGATCCGATCACAAACTCCTCTTCCACTTCAAGATTTGAGGTGACCAGAGATAGCTCAGAGAGGATTTTCCATCTTCAGATGGAATAA
- the LOC115755219 gene encoding cysteine-rich and transmembrane domain-containing protein WIH2-like, protein MSYYNQQQHPVGVPPPQGYPPEGYPKDAYPPAGYPQQGYPAGYPPQPGYPQQQYAPQYAPQYAQPPPQQQHQSSGFMEGCLAALCCCCLLDACF, encoded by the exons ATGAGCTACTACAACCAGCAGCAACATCCCGTTGGTGTCCCTCCGCCGCAAG GTTATCCACCGGAAGGATATCCCAAGGACGCGTACCCGCCCGCCGGATACCCCCAGCAGGGCTATCCCGCCGGGTACCCTCCCCAGCCCGGGTATCCTCAGCAGCAGTACGCGCCGCAGTACGCGCCGCAGTACGCCCAGCCGCCGCCCCAGCAGCAGCACCAGAGCAGCGGTTTCATGGAAGGCTG TTTGGCTGCTCTGTGCTGTTGCTGTCTTCTGGACGCTTGCTTCTGA